Proteins encoded together in one Shewanella acanthi window:
- the iscU gene encoding Fe-S cluster assembly scaffold IscU → MAYSEKVIDHYENPRNVGSFDKNDPSVVTGMVGAPACGDVMKLQLKIGADGIIEDAKFKTYGCGSAIASSSLVTEWVKGKTIEQAAAIKNTDIAEELALPPVKIHCSILAEDAIKAAIDEYKAKQAK, encoded by the coding sequence ATGGCTTACAGTGAAAAAGTAATTGATCATTACGAGAACCCACGCAACGTTGGTTCTTTCGATAAAAACGACCCTTCAGTAGTGACCGGTATGGTGGGTGCACCCGCCTGTGGCGACGTGATGAAGTTACAGCTGAAAATCGGTGCAGACGGCATCATCGAAGACGCTAAATTCAAAACCTACGGTTGTGGTAGTGCCATCGCATCAAGCTCACTAGTGACTGAGTGGGTGAAGGGTAAAACCATCGAACAAGCAGCGGCTATCAAGAACACCGATATCGCTGAAGAATTAGCCTTGCCACCGGTGAAAATCCACTGCTCAATCCTAGCAGAAGATGCCATTAAAGCAGCTATTGACGAGTACAAAGCCAAGCAAGCTAAGTAA
- the iscA gene encoding iron-sulfur cluster assembly protein IscA — protein sequence MAITMTPAATERVRSFLANRGKGIGLRLGLKTSGCSGMAYVLEFVDVLNDDDEVYEIDGVNIIIDAKSFIYLQGIELDFVKEGLNEGFQFNNPNAKGECGCGESFTV from the coding sequence ATGGCGATTACAATGACCCCAGCGGCAACTGAACGCGTCAGATCATTCTTAGCAAATCGAGGCAAGGGCATTGGCCTTCGCCTCGGTCTTAAGACGTCTGGTTGTTCTGGTATGGCTTATGTGCTTGAGTTTGTTGATGTCCTAAACGATGACGATGAAGTCTATGAGATCGACGGTGTAAACATCATCATCGATGCAAAGAGCTTTATCTATCTCCAAGGTATCGAGCTGGATTTTGTTAAAGAGGGCCTGAATGAAGGTTTCCAATTTAACAATCCTAACGCAAAAGGTGAGTGCGGTTGCGGTGAGAGTTTCACCGTCTAA